Below is a window of Cytophaga hutchinsonii ATCC 33406 DNA.
AACCGTACCGGAACCATCATCATCTGCTCCGTAGCAGATCTGTCCGTTCTCAATACCCAGGTGATCATAATGAGCGGTAAGTACAACAATCTCCTCCGGATATCTGGAACCTTCAATAACGGCCAATACATTTTCTGTTTCAACCGTACGTTCGGTTACACCAGCTTTAGCAATAACTTTAGCTGATTTGAACGGATATGGAGTATTAGTACCTGTACGGTTTTTTTTATACGATGCCAACGCATCCGGCGTGCTTTTCAGCATTTCCGCGGCCAGACTTGCGGGCACAAAAAATGCACTTGCTTTTTTCTTGTGTGTAAAGGCCATGGACGGTGCATTTAAATGATCTTTCAACGCTGCCAGTCTTGTTTCAAAATCCGTATCTGTATTACCAACAATGATGAATACAGCTTTCGCACCTTTCTTATAGGCTAAGTCAGCTTTTGCCCGCCAGTCGTTTGCCCAGGTAGAACTTTGTTTTGTTTTTGTTACCAGGGATACCGAATCTTTGAATGGTTCTCCGGTAAAGATGATCACGCCTTTGTCTTTAACATCCAGGTTTGTATAGTCGCTGTAGTTTCTGGCTTCAATGCCATAGCCTGCACAAACAATTTTCATAGCTGTTGCTTCAGGCAATTGTACATCACCATAAGCATAAAAATCTTTTAAAAATTCTTTTTGTTTATTGCCGACTTTCAGCCATACCTCTTTCCATGTTTTTTCTACCAGGCTGAATTTCTGAAAATAGCTTTTATCTACAGCTGTTGGTACGGCAGGGCTAAGTCCAAATTCCTTGAATTTATCGGCAAGATAGAGTGCGGTACGTTTTTGTCCGGCTTCTCCGGTAGCGCGTCCTTCCATACTGTCTGATGCAACAATGTGCAGATAGGCAGACAGGTCGGCAGCCGTGATTGAGTTAAGAGCCGCTGTCTGGGCTTTCGCCATATCCGGTATCGGTTGGGCATACAGGGCAGAAATGCCGGAGAATACAAATGTCTGAAGTAGTAAATACTTCCTGAAGAATGTCGTCATAGGGTAAATCTAGTTAAAAAAGAGCTTTTTTTATCCACAAGAACCGAAACAAATCCTTCTTTCCAAAGCTTTCCGTAAATTTGAATCTGTAACATTTCTCCCCGTTTATTTGTTAGGTCAGATAGACTACTATTCCACAGGATTATGAAAATAGATTTAACCCAAAGAGGTTCCTTCCAGGAAAGACACATCGGTACGTCACTTTCAGAAAAAGAAACGATGCTGAAAGCTATCGGTGTCGGTTCGCTTGATCAGTTGATTGATGAAACTGTTCCGGCAAACATTCGCCTGGCAAACCCTCTGCAATTGCCGAAGGCATTGAGTGAAGAAGAATTTCTGGTTGAATTCAAAAAAGTTGTTTCTCAAAATGAAATTTTTAAAACATATATCGGTTTGGGGTATTACAATACCCTTACGCCAACGGTTATTCTTCGTAATATATTAGAAAATCCGGGTTGGTATACCGCTTATACACCGTATCAGGCAGAGATTGCTCAAGGCCGTCTGGAAGCCCTGATCAATTACCAGACAATGGTTTGTGAATTAACAGGTATGGAGATTGCAAATGCTTCGTTGCTGGATGAAGCTACTGCAGCGGCTGAAGCAATGACGCTTATCTACAGTTTGCGTAAAGGAACGAAAAAGAATGCAACGGTTTTTGTTGTTTCAAAATATACCTTTCCTCAAACCATAGACGTATTGTTAACGCGTTCAGAACCGCTGGGCATTAAATTAGAGATGGTAGATCCTGCAACCGCAGACTTTACACGTACAGACATATTTGGCGCATTGGTACAGTCTCCGGATTGTAACGGAAATGTTGCGGATTATACAGCACTTATTTCAGCCGCTCATGCGAACGATACCTTAGTTGCATTCGGTTCGGATCTGTTGAGCCTGACACTTATTAAATCGCCGGGTGAAATGGGCGCAGATGTTGTGTTCGGTTCTTCACAGCGTTTTGGCGTGCCAATGGGTTTTGGTGGTCCGCATGCAGGTTTTTTTGCTACCAAGGAAGAATACAAACGCCAGCTGCCGGGCCGTATCATCGGTGTGTCCATTGATGCAGAAGGCAAGAAAGCATATCGTATGTCTCTACAGACCCGCGAGCAGCATATCCGTAGAGAAAAAGCAACCTCAAACATTTGTACTGCCCAGGTATTATTATCTGTAATTGCAGCTTCGTATGCTGTATACCACGGACCGGAAGGCCTGAAGCAGATCGCTAACCGTGTACATGGCTTTGCTGCAGCGTTAAGCGCAATTGTTACAGAATTTGGTTTTGAACAAACCAATGCAGCATTTTTTGATACGATTTCAATAAAAGCTCCGGGCAAAGGATTAGCTATAAAATCTGCGGCAGAGAAACGTAAGATCAACCTGCGTTATGAAGGTGATTCAGTTTTTGTAGCGCTGGATGAGTCGGTTACTGTAGCAGATCTGGATCAGCTGATTGAAGTGTTTGCAGAAGCTGCAGATAAAAAAGTAGTAGCTATTGATATTTCAAATAAGTACCTGCGTGTTGAAGGTGCACTTTCAGGCGCGTTGCTGCGTACGTCTGCGTACATGACACACCCGGTATTCAATACGTACCATACAGAGCATGAAATGCTTCGTTATCTGAAGCATTTAGAAAACAAAGATCTTTCGTTAACGCATTCCATGATTTCATTGGGTTCTTGTACCATGAAGCTGAATGCAACAACTGAAATGATTCCGGTAACCTGGCCGGAAGTAGGGCAGATCCATCCGTTTGTACCCGCTTCTCAGGTAAAAGGGTATCATCAGTTATTCAACAATATTGAATTGTGGTTGTCTGAGATCACAGGTTTTGCAGGCGTTTCTGTACAGCCCAACTCAGGTGCTCAGGGTGAATATGCCGGTTTGTTAGTGATCCGCGCATACCATGAAAGCAGAGGCGATACACACCGTAATATTGCATTGATACCGACATCGGCGCACGGTACCAATCCCGCAAGTGCTGTAATGGCAGCTATGCAGGTAGTGCTTGTTAAATGCGATGACGCAGGCAATATTGATGTTGCCGATCTGAAACTAAAAGCTGAACAGCACAGCAAAAACCTATCGTGTCTGATGGTTACGTATCCTTCTACACACGGTGTATTCGAAGAAAGTATCATAGAAATCTGTGAAGTAATTCACCGTCACGGCGGACAGGTTTATATGGATGGTGCAAACATGAATGCACAGGTTGGGTTAACCTCTCCGGGCAGCATCGGAGCGGACGTTTGTCACCTGAACTTACATAAAACCTTCTGCATCCCGCACGGCGGAGGTGGTCCGGGTGTTGGTCCGATTGGTGTGGCAGCGCATTTGACACCGTTCTTACCGGGCCATGCTGTTGTAAAAGCAGGTGGTGAAAAAGCGATCTCGGCTGTTTCTGCAGCGCCATGGGGCAGTGCAAGCATCCTTCCGATCTCCTATGCATATATTGCTATGATGGGTAGTGAAGGACTAACGAATGCAACTAAAAATGCGATCTTAAACGCAAACTATATTAAATCCCGTTTAGAGAAATTCTATCCGATTTTATATACCGGTACACACGGACATTGCGCACATGAATTTATTCTGGATTGCAGAGCCTTTAAAACAACTATCGGTATTGAAGTTGAAGATATTGCAAAACGTTTGATGGATTATGGTTTCCACGCGCCGACCGTTTCATTCCCGGTAGCCGGAACATTAATGATTGAACCAACGGAAAGCGAATCTAAACATGAACTGGATCGTTTCTGTGATGCGATGATTGCCATCCGTGCAGAAATTGCAGAAATTGAAAATGGTACAGCGGATAAACTGGATAATGTATTGAAACATGCACCGCATACAGCAAGTGTTATTACTGCTGATGCCTGGACACGTTCATATTCTAGACAGAAAGCTGCGTATCCGTTGCCTTATTTAAAAACAACGAAGTTCTGGCCTTCTGTAAGCCGTATAGACAGTGCATACGGTGACCGTAACCTGTTTTGCAGCTGTATACCTACAGAGGAATTTGCAGAAGCGGAGCTGGCAAATTAAAGAATCAAGCGGCAAAAGGCACACGCATGCCCGCGCCCATATATTGTACCACCAAGGCGAAAGCCTTACTGGCCTATACTGGCTCAAGTCTTTAGCGAAGCGTGACTGGTGCCGGGCATTTCACAGTCTTTCACTGTTTTACTCAACGTGCAGTCAAAGACTGTCAAATGATACACACCAGTCTGAAGACTGGCGCGAGAGATGTACCTTACATAACAAAGCTTGGGACAATGCCCCAAGCTTTGTTTCATATAAATCTCCGTCATACATTTTTTTGTATTAATTTAATATTTCACGCCATATCCAGATGATCGGCAGGATTTTAGTGCACATGCCGGCATAATTTTCATTTTAGTCGATAAAATAGGCTTATTCTAAGAATTTTGGATTTAATTCCGTGAATAACTTACATAAAAGCACATTAAATTGTATTATTATGTTGGCGAAAAATTGTGCTTAAATAAGAATGAAAAAGTTTTTTAAAAAGTATCTCAATAAACTTCTGGACATAGAGCAGGGAGAATTAAAGCCGGTTCTATTGTTGCTGTTCTTTTCATTTTTTTTAGGGATAAGTGTTGTAACGTACGACATTGGTTCCAGTACAATGTTCCTGGAATTTTATGATCAGAACAGAATCTCAGAAGCCTTCTTAGTGTCAGGTTTATTAGGCGTTGTATCAACATTGATTTTCGCGTATTTTCAAAAACGTATTCCATTTTCAATCTTAGCACGCATCACACTAATATTAGTTTTAGTAACGATCATTGTTTTTACTTTTTTATTACAGCGCTTTCCCGATATTCATAAATTACGTTATCTGGTTTTTGCCAGTCTGGGTAGTATTAATGCCTTAACATTATTGTGTTTTTACGGTATTATAGGCCGTGCATTTAATCTTAGAAATGAAAAGCGGTTAACCGGTACCGTAGATCAGGGACAATTGTTCGCTACCGTAATTGCCTTTTTCGTTGTATTCCTTATTCCGGAATCGGTACCTGTGGTGGATTATTTCTATTTCAGTGTGGGAGCAATGATTGTATCTTTTTCATTATACATCCTGTTTATCCGCCGCCATTCTACCGAAAAACTTCTTACGATTAATAAAGCAGAAGAACTGGAGGCGTCACCTGGTTTCAGACAGTTGTTCAGCAACAAATACATTCGGCTGCTGGCTCAGCTATCGCTGGTATCGGTTATTATTTTGCAATTCATGGAATTCTCGTTTTTCTCCGCAGGGCTTGAAGCCTATAAGGAAGTAAGTGCAGATGGCCGTGTATATGTGAATGATATTGATCTGGCAAAATTCCTTGCCGGGTATGGTACGGTACTTACCTTGTTTAATATGATCTTTCAGCTGGTAGGTGCAGATCGTATTATCAATACCATAGGCGTAAAACTTTCACTGTTTATTCTTCCGGTTTTGCTGGGTATTTTCTCCATACTCACGGCGTTGGTAGGAGGTTTCTTCGGAGATACAAAATATGATGCCTTGCTCGGCATTAATGAAACGTTTATCCTGTTTTTTATATTTGTTTGTTTAAGTAAGATCTTTTTACAGACGTGTATTGAATCGTTTGAAGAACCGATTTATAAAAACTTTTTCCTGCCGATCAATTCCAGGATCAGACACGATGTACAAACGAAAGTAGAAGGTGTTTTCCGTCAGTTTGCAGTTGTTGTCGCAGCAGGTTTCCTTATTCTGTTTGGGGTACTTTCTTTCAAACTGATTTACTTTAGTGTAGCACTTATTATTGCGGTGTGTATCTACACATATGTGATTGTAAAGCTATATACCGAATACCGTTCAACATTGCAGGATACACTTACGGCACAACGCGGCAGACAGGATTTTCGAGATGACAGCAATGATAAATCGGTGCAGGCTATTTTGTTGCAGGAATTGAAAACGGATAGCGGAACACGTATTATCACGACGCTTAAAATGACCGAGCGCCTTGATCCGGCATTGCTTGAAAAGTCGGTTCATCTGTATACAAACCATGCATCAGAACGCGTGCGGAGATATGTATTCAATAAAATCGAAGAGTCTAAATTATTGTCGGCATCACATGAACTGAAGGAAATAATCCGTAAAAAAGAAATTCCGATCGAAACAAAAGCATTGGCAGAGCATGCCTTGTTAAATCTGAATGATGTTGAAAAAATGCTTACCTCGCCCGGACAGATTTTAAAACTCTCCCGCTCTAAAGATCCTGTTGATAAAGAGCTGGCGGTAAAACTGATCCGGAATAATTTTAACGAAGAAATGGCGCGCCAGCTCTTCGATTTACTCAGAGAATCTAATCCGCGTGTACGAAAGTCTGCTTTGCTTACGGCAGGTACCATCAAGCTTACGCAATACTGGATGCTGCTGATTGAAAATTTATCGCTTCCGAGTTTTGCAAATTTTGCTTCAGCAGGATTGGAATACATTGGCGAAAAAGTTATACCTACACTTGATCTGGCGTTTTATAAAACAGGTCAAAACCTTCAGACCAAAATCCGGATCATTCAGGTATATTCAAAAATCGGCGGAGAACATGCCATTGAAGTATTGTGGAATAAGATCAATTATCCGGATCGTAAAGTCGTATCCGAAGCATTGCTTGCGCTTCGCAACCTCGCTTACATTGCTAAAGGCGATCGTGCCAGTAAGATCAAGCAGTTACTGATTCAGGAAATTGCTTTGTGCTCCTGGAAGATTGCTGCACTGGATGAAATAAAAGAACAGATAAATCCGACACCGTTGTATCAGGCATTACTGGAAGAGATTGAAGAAAATGATGAAAATATTTATATGTTGTTGTCTCTGATTTATCATCAGGGGTCTGTTAAACTGGTAGAAGAAAATATCAAAAGCCGAACGGTAGAAGGTGTACTCTATGCTATTGAATTGCTGGATGTGTTTGTGGATGATGAATTGAAACCCATGCTGGTTCCGCTTCTGGATCAGATTTCCTTGTCTGAAAAGATTCTGAAGCTTCAGGAATCTTTCCCGAGAGAGTCATACGATGAGATTACTATTTTATACCATCTCATTAACAAGGACTATAATGAGATAAACCGTTGGACAAAAGCCTGCGCGATTCATAAATTACTTTTAATGAAAAAAGTAAAAGTAAACGATACACTTATCGCCAATCTTTTTAATCCGGATAAATTAATCCGCGAAGTTACCGCAAAGCTGATTCATACAAATGATCCGGATGCCTATCACGTGTTATGTCAACGTATTCCTGAAAGGCATAAAAAAGAACTGGATGCGTTAATCGTTTCTAGTAAGATGGTAAGCTGGAAAACGGATATGTTTGAAAAAGTTACGTTTCTGAAATCCATTCCTGTGTTCCTGAATATTTCCGGGGCATTACTCGCGTTGCTGGCGGATCACATTGAAGAAATGCATCACAAAGCAGGAGAAGTGTTGTACAAGGATAGTCTGAATGGCGCAAACCCTGTATCAATTGTTTATTCCGGTATGATCTCCCTTTCGCACGCAGACGGATTAATAGAAGGTACTTACGGTTCTAAATATGTACTGGGAGATGAACTGATCCTGGATACAGATGTGATGAACTATACCGTAACAGCAACAGAAGATACGATCATTTTCAAAATTGATAAGGACCGATTCTTTGATATTGTTTCCAGTCATTATGTATTATCAAGAGCAGTAATTCCTGCGCTGAATAATGAACTGGAAGAAGCATATATTAAAAACGAACTTGTAGTTAAATAAAAGGCAAAACAAATGGCTTTTGAATACGATATATTTTTAAGTTATACCTCAACGGATAATGAAAAGCTTCCGGGCTACGATGCCGGATGGGTAGATAATTTTAAAAAGTTTCTGGATACATTGATATCACAGCTGCTGCAGCATCATCCCAAAATCATCACGAGTCAGGAAATCACAGAACCAGGATTCAATCCGTTTGAAAAAGCGTGTGTTGTTATTTATCTGGTTTCTCCGGAATACATTGTTTCCGGAGAATTTATTAAAGAAGCGGAATACTTACAGTTGTTGATGAGTAATTCCAATAACATGCGTATTGATGGTAAACTCCGGATGTTTAAAGCTGCGAAGTCGTTTGTTGAGCCGGAAAAATACCATCCTTTATTAAGAGAACTGGTGAGTTATGATCTGTTCATGTACGACCCGTTTACAGGTTTGATGAAAGAGTTTAATGCTTTTTTCGGGCAGGATGCGGAGAAGACTTACTGGATGCGTCTGGTAGATTTAGCTTATGATATTTATAAAGTTATTTACTACAATCAATCACAGGCGATCAATGCAGATTTTAAACAGAAGGCTACGGAAAGTATGCCCGATGAATGTATCTATCTGGCTGAAACAGGAAATGATTTACTGATTCAGAAAAATATTATCCGCCGCGAACTTGAGCGGCACG
It encodes the following:
- a CDS encoding cyclic nucleotide-binding domain-containing protein; this encodes MKKFFKKYLNKLLDIEQGELKPVLLLLFFSFFLGISVVTYDIGSSTMFLEFYDQNRISEAFLVSGLLGVVSTLIFAYFQKRIPFSILARITLILVLVTIIVFTFLLQRFPDIHKLRYLVFASLGSINALTLLCFYGIIGRAFNLRNEKRLTGTVDQGQLFATVIAFFVVFLIPESVPVVDYFYFSVGAMIVSFSLYILFIRRHSTEKLLTINKAEELEASPGFRQLFSNKYIRLLAQLSLVSVIILQFMEFSFFSAGLEAYKEVSADGRVYVNDIDLAKFLAGYGTVLTLFNMIFQLVGADRIINTIGVKLSLFILPVLLGIFSILTALVGGFFGDTKYDALLGINETFILFFIFVCLSKIFLQTCIESFEEPIYKNFFLPINSRIRHDVQTKVEGVFRQFAVVVAAGFLILFGVLSFKLIYFSVALIIAVCIYTYVIVKLYTEYRSTLQDTLTAQRGRQDFRDDSNDKSVQAILLQELKTDSGTRIITTLKMTERLDPALLEKSVHLYTNHASERVRRYVFNKIEESKLLSASHELKEIIRKKEIPIETKALAEHALLNLNDVEKMLTSPGQILKLSRSKDPVDKELAVKLIRNNFNEEMARQLFDLLRESNPRVRKSALLTAGTIKLTQYWMLLIENLSLPSFANFASAGLEYIGEKVIPTLDLAFYKTGQNLQTKIRIIQVYSKIGGEHAIEVLWNKINYPDRKVVSEALLALRNLAYIAKGDRASKIKQLLIQEIALCSWKIAALDEIKEQINPTPLYQALLEEIEENDENIYMLLSLIYHQGSVKLVEENIKSRTVEGVLYAIELLDVFVDDELKPMLVPLLDQISLSEKILKLQESFPRESYDEITILYHLINKDYNEINRWTKACAIHKLLLMKKVKVNDTLIANLFNPDKLIREVTAKLIHTNDPDAYHVLCQRIPERHKKELDALIVSSKMVSWKTDMFEKVTFLKSIPVFLNISGALLALLADHIEEMHHKAGEVLYKDSLNGANPVSIVYSGMISLSHADGLIEGTYGSKYVLGDELILDTDVMNYTVTATEDTIIFKIDKDRFFDIVSSHYVLSRAVIPALNNELEEAYIKNELVVK
- a CDS encoding M28 family peptidase, with the protein product MTTFFRKYLLLQTFVFSGISALYAQPIPDMAKAQTAALNSITAADLSAYLHIVASDSMEGRATGEAGQKRTALYLADKFKEFGLSPAVPTAVDKSYFQKFSLVEKTWKEVWLKVGNKQKEFLKDFYAYGDVQLPEATAMKIVCAGYGIEARNYSDYTNLDVKDKGVIIFTGEPFKDSVSLVTKTKQSSTWANDWRAKADLAYKKGAKAVFIIVGNTDTDFETRLAALKDHLNAPSMAFTHKKKASAFFVPASLAAEMLKSTPDALASYKKNRTGTNTPYPFKSAKVIAKAGVTERTVETENVLAVIEGSRYPEEIVVLTAHYDHLGIENGQICYGADDDGSGTVALLEIAQAFSIAKSLGHGPARTILFMPVTGEERGLMGSEYYTDKPVFPLKNTVADLNIDMIGRVDAAHPNVIDENYVYIIGDNRLSSELHTLSENANTGWQGPKIVLDYTYNSFDDPNRFYYRSDHYNFAKNNIPVIFYFSGIHADYHKPTDTVDKIRFDKMAKITQLVFLTAWQLANMDHRLVVDRTE
- the gcvP gene encoding aminomethyl-transferring glycine dehydrogenase codes for the protein MKIDLTQRGSFQERHIGTSLSEKETMLKAIGVGSLDQLIDETVPANIRLANPLQLPKALSEEEFLVEFKKVVSQNEIFKTYIGLGYYNTLTPTVILRNILENPGWYTAYTPYQAEIAQGRLEALINYQTMVCELTGMEIANASLLDEATAAAEAMTLIYSLRKGTKKNATVFVVSKYTFPQTIDVLLTRSEPLGIKLEMVDPATADFTRTDIFGALVQSPDCNGNVADYTALISAAHANDTLVAFGSDLLSLTLIKSPGEMGADVVFGSSQRFGVPMGFGGPHAGFFATKEEYKRQLPGRIIGVSIDAEGKKAYRMSLQTREQHIRREKATSNICTAQVLLSVIAASYAVYHGPEGLKQIANRVHGFAAALSAIVTEFGFEQTNAAFFDTISIKAPGKGLAIKSAAEKRKINLRYEGDSVFVALDESVTVADLDQLIEVFAEAADKKVVAIDISNKYLRVEGALSGALLRTSAYMTHPVFNTYHTEHEMLRYLKHLENKDLSLTHSMISLGSCTMKLNATTEMIPVTWPEVGQIHPFVPASQVKGYHQLFNNIELWLSEITGFAGVSVQPNSGAQGEYAGLLVIRAYHESRGDTHRNIALIPTSAHGTNPASAVMAAMQVVLVKCDDAGNIDVADLKLKAEQHSKNLSCLMVTYPSTHGVFEESIIEICEVIHRHGGQVYMDGANMNAQVGLTSPGSIGADVCHLNLHKTFCIPHGGGGPGVGPIGVAAHLTPFLPGHAVVKAGGEKAISAVSAAPWGSASILPISYAYIAMMGSEGLTNATKNAILNANYIKSRLEKFYPILYTGTHGHCAHEFILDCRAFKTTIGIEVEDIAKRLMDYGFHAPTVSFPVAGTLMIEPTESESKHELDRFCDAMIAIRAEIAEIENGTADKLDNVLKHAPHTASVITADAWTRSYSRQKAAYPLPYLKTTKFWPSVSRIDSAYGDRNLFCSCIPTEEFAEAELAN